The DNA segment AATGATTAACCACATGATCATACTCCCTTGACGCTACTTATATTGGTTTTTTGCTCTGATTGTGTTGATTATCAATACCATAACCATACAGCAAGAACATAACTACACCAACTTCCAAATTCCTTTAAGAAAAGCAGCTTTTTGGATAAAGCCACGCTTAACTCAAGAAAAATACTGAACATCCCCGATCACAGCTTAGTCACTTAAGCTACCAATATAATATGCACCTAATTCTAAAAATTTACCAGAGACGACAGCACAAATTTAATGATTAAATCTTTAAAAACATTCTCTTTAGTTCAGATTCAATATTTGCCAACTAGTCATCTTTCTCTTGTAAATTCGTCTTAAAATTAGACCGTGATCCATTTCACATTTTTGCAATGTCCTCTATTTATTCTGACGGAATACATGATGACTTTTGTAGATGCTGTATTTTCGATTGAACTTGTAGGTTATATGAACACTGTAAGTGTGAAGGGTGTTGGAGATGGATTAGTTTTAAGTTTTAAAACAACAAGCTCCTATGACTACCCAGAGCAATGTTGTCTAAAACACTATCGTTGTAATTATGTGAACCAGTTCACATAAACTATATACCGATTTTCATTTTCTCCATAGAATCAGGCAACAAGCGTAACCGCATGTAAAAGATATTATCGATATATCGCTTACATACTTAAAAGTAGATCATCGATCCTCTACAGACTCATTAAAGGACATTAAAAAATGAAAAAATATGGTGCAGAGTTCTTCGGAACATTTTGGCTGGTGTTTGGTGGCTGCGGAAGTGCAGTCCTCGCAGCGGGTTTCCCTGAACTGGGAATTGGATTTGCTGGCGTGGCGTTGGCATTTGGTCTAACGGTTCTTACAATGGCCTTTGCAGTCGGTCATATCTCAGGTGGTCACTTCAATCCTGCGGTTTCTATCGGTCTTTGGGCGGGTGGTCGCTTCCCCGCAGGTCAACTCCTTCCTTACATCATTTCCCAAGTACTTGGTGGTATCGCTGCGGCGGCAGTGCTATGGGTTATTGCCAGTGGCAAAGTCGGTTTTGATTCTACTCAAGGTTTTGCTTTAAATGGTTATGATGCAGGCTCGCCAGGTGGATATTCACTGACATCAGCATTGGTTGCTGAAATCGTTCTGACTGCGTTCTTCCTGATTGTGATCTTGGGTGCAACAAGTAAGCGCGCCCCTGCTGGTTTTGCACCAATTGCGATTGGTCTGGCGCTGACACTTATCCATTTAATCAGTATCCCAGTGACGAATACTTCTGTAAATCCAGCTCGTAGTACAGCAGTGGCTGTTGTCGCAGGGAATGCACTGGCGATTAAACAATTATGGTTATTCTGGGTTGCCCCGATCATCGGCGCGCTTCTGGGTGCAGGTGTTTATCGTTTTATTGGCAATAGTGACGACTAATGTCTTGCGATCCACAATAAAAAAAGGCTGCCAAAAGGTGGCCCTTTTTTATTATGGGTTCTTATTGGTGATTAGATTTATTATTCACTACTCTTTTTTGTCTACAACCCATCGCTTCTTCATACGATTCCATGCATATAAACCCGCAGCAAAGCTATTGTATAACAACCGCGATAGAATACTCAGAACCGGAAACCGAACTAACCTGGCAAGCCATTTTTGTCGAGGAGTTTCGGCCCATAAAACAGCAAAAGCATCCGCTCCAATTTTAGTAATACCCTCTTGATCAACAACATGTAGTCGCTCTCTCACCGACTCTTGCTCGGCATCAATGTCCTTAACTACATCCGGATTCTCATCAATATCAATCCACTCAACCTGCGCTGAGCAGGACTCCATGCGACGACGCTGATCCTTAATCCCCGCATCGCAAACGGGACATGCACTGTTGTAGTAGACTTTGACTTTACTCATGCTTCACTCCCAATTCGCTATAGATTGAATGTAGTGTTCCAAACATCGATGCAGCAAGCCTAGGTGCATCATCAGTCGATAAAGCTTGATGCACAACTGGAAGATGGACACTTGGGCATTGTGGGAAAAGATGATGCTCACGATGAAAATTAAAATTTACATCATGCAGTAAAATCTGATCTAACCAACTGACTGCATGAGATCGAACGTGACCAGATTGCTGAGCAACATCCACTAAACCGTGTTCAGCAATACCACGAAGCTGGCTAAAAAAAAGTCCAAAAGTGATAGCTGAAACAAATGGCAGAAATGCCAGAATGAAATGGCGACCAAACCCTGTGACAATGAGCAAAATCAAGATTTGAACTGCTGCAATAATAAATATTTTTCCAGTCCGTACGAGTCGAAATAAATTATGCGGTGCGCCGATACTCTCATGGAAGGTATCTCGCAAATTAAAACCCAGCAATGGTTTAATGATATGGATACGCATTTTTGAAGGGGTCATTGCACCAAGGTTATAATAATGAAAGCCCTGTGGATCGTCGGATGTTCCGAAGGTTCGATGATGTATCCAATGTTGGTGAGCAAACTCTTGAAAATCTATCCCTGCAACGGCGCCGAGGATCAATCCAACTTTTTTGTTTAAATGTCTGCTTTTAAATAAAGTGTAGTGAACACAATCATGCATGATGAGTGTAATACGATAAATCAATAAACCTATGAGTGGCATAATTAGCAGAGGAGCCATGGGAGACCAATCTGCAATATAAGGGCTAAACCATAATAATAAGAAAAGAGGCACGACATTTCTAAAAATGGCTAACCAACCAAAACGATCTGATGGGATGAGCCAATCTGGGTGTATAGCACTCATGTTTTCTTGCATCCTATTTTTATTAAAATTTTCCACAACCAATATCGCATAATAGTTAGCTACGGCACTAACAATCAAAGAAAATTTCTTCAAATATTAGCATCAACAACACATGCAATTAATGTTTCTTGGCGCTATTAAAGCGATAAAAAGGCCACCCAATAGGTAGCCTTTTATTCTAAAGTGTAAAAAATGGATCAATTCTGATTAAGCAACTTTCTCTTCAGCAACTGGTGCCCCAGAATAAATCCCCTCCAGCCCCTTATCCTCCCGATAATACTGTTCAGGACTAAAGACATCGACCTCAATAGCCTCCAGTCGTGCAGCAAGCGCCAAAGCGACTAAACCAGCT comes from the Aquirhabdus parva genome and includes:
- the aqpZ gene encoding aquaporin Z: MKKYGAEFFGTFWLVFGGCGSAVLAAGFPELGIGFAGVALAFGLTVLTMAFAVGHISGGHFNPAVSIGLWAGGRFPAGQLLPYIISQVLGGIAAAAVLWVIASGKVGFDSTQGFALNGYDAGSPGGYSLTSALVAEIVLTAFFLIVILGATSKRAPAGFAPIAIGLALTLIHLISIPVTNTSVNPARSTAVAVVAGNALAIKQLWLFWVAPIIGALLGAGVYRFIGNSDD
- a CDS encoding thiol-disulfide oxidoreductase DCC family protein, producing MSKVKVYYNSACPVCDAGIKDQRRRMESCSAQVEWIDIDENPDVVKDIDAEQESVRERLHVVDQEGITKIGADAFAVLWAETPRQKWLARLVRFPVLSILSRLLYNSFAAGLYAWNRMKKRWVVDKKE
- a CDS encoding fatty acid desaturase family protein; protein product: MKKFSLIVSAVANYYAILVVENFNKNRMQENMSAIHPDWLIPSDRFGWLAIFRNVVPLFLLLWFSPYIADWSPMAPLLIMPLIGLLIYRITLIMHDCVHYTLFKSRHLNKKVGLILGAVAGIDFQEFAHQHWIHHRTFGTSDDPQGFHYYNLGAMTPSKMRIHIIKPLLGFNLRDTFHESIGAPHNLFRLVRTGKIFIIAAVQILILLIVTGFGRHFILAFLPFVSAITFGLFFSQLRGIAEHGLVDVAQQSGHVRSHAVSWLDQILLHDVNFNFHREHHLFPQCPSVHLPVVHQALSTDDAPRLAASMFGTLHSIYSELGVKHE